A region from the Methanofollis liminatans DSM 4140 genome encodes:
- a CDS encoding ZIP family metal transporter: MIESFQALNPALQALLAGIFTWGMTALGAAAVFLRQEIDRKVLDWMLGFAGGVMIAASFWSLLLPSIEMSSGSGLPEWIPAAAGFLAGGLFLRGIGMTLPHLHPGRPSGETEGPTTSWHRLTLLILAVTIHNIPEGLAVGVAFGALAAGHETASLAAAFALALGIGIQNFPEGMAVSIPLRREGFTQMKSFWYGQLSGVVEPVAALIGAVAVIFAAPILPYALAFAAGAMIFVVVEDVVPESQMHGNADLATMGALVGFVVMMVLDVGLG; encoded by the coding sequence ATGATAGAATCGTTTCAGGCCCTCAACCCTGCATTGCAGGCGCTTCTCGCCGGCATCTTCACCTGGGGGATGACGGCGCTCGGAGCGGCGGCCGTCTTTCTCAGGCAGGAGATCGACCGGAAGGTGCTCGACTGGATGCTCGGTTTTGCCGGCGGGGTGATGATCGCCGCTTCGTTCTGGTCCCTTCTCCTCCCGTCGATCGAGATGTCCTCGGGGAGCGGGCTCCCCGAGTGGATCCCGGCCGCGGCCGGCTTTCTCGCCGGCGGCCTGTTTCTCAGGGGGATCGGCATGACCCTGCCCCATCTCCATCCTGGTCGGCCCTCAGGGGAGACCGAAGGGCCGACGACATCCTGGCACCGGCTCACCCTTCTGATCCTTGCCGTCACGATCCACAACATCCCTGAAGGGCTTGCGGTCGGGGTCGCCTTCGGGGCGCTGGCGGCCGGTCACGAGACGGCAAGCCTTGCCGCCGCCTTCGCCCTCGCCCTCGGGATCGGGATCCAGAACTTCCCTGAAGGGATGGCGGTCTCCATCCCGCTGCGGCGGGAAGGGTTCACACAGATGAAGAGCTTCTGGTACGGGCAATTATCCGGTGTTGTCGAACCTGTCGCCGCCCTGATCGGGGCGGTCGCCGTCATCTTCGCCGCCCCGATCCTCCCGTACGCCCTCGCCTTCGCGGCAGGAGCGATGATCTTTGTCGTCGTCGAAGACGTCGTGCCCGAGTCCCAGATGCACGGGAACGCCGATCTTGCCACCATGGGCGCCCTGGTGGGGTTTGTGGTGATGATGGTGCTGGACGTCGGGCTGGGGTGA
- the dps gene encoding DNA protection during starvation protein, translating to MAKVTRKMVEDAGVDVDHLIELLVKNAAAELTTYYYYTILRANLIGLDGETVKEIAETARIEDRNHFEALVPRIYELGGKLPENMVDFHNVSGCPPASLPPDPTDTMAMLKVLVEAERCAVRQYTHICNLTAGKDHRTYDLALSILNEEIEHESWFSEFMGEGPSGHFLRRGETSPFVSKFLR from the coding sequence ATGGCTAAAGTCACGCGAAAGATGGTCGAGGATGCAGGGGTCGATGTCGATCACCTCATCGAACTGCTGGTGAAGAACGCCGCGGCCGAGCTGACCACCTATTATTATTACACGATCCTCCGGGCGAACCTGATCGGGCTCGACGGCGAGACGGTCAAGGAGATCGCAGAGACCGCACGGATCGAGGACCGGAACCACTTCGAGGCGCTCGTGCCCAGGATCTATGAACTCGGCGGCAAGCTTCCGGAGAATATGGTGGATTTCCACAATGTCTCGGGCTGCCCGCCGGCGAGCCTGCCGCCCGACCCGACCGACACGATGGCGATGCTGAAGGTGCTGGTCGAGGCCGAGCGGTGTGCGGTCAGGCAGTACACGCATATCTGCAACCTTACGGCCGGCAAGGACCACCGGACCTATGACCTCGCCCTTTCCATTCTCAACGAGGAGATCGAGCACGAGTCCTGGTTCTCTGAGTTCATGGGCGAGGGGCCGTCAGGGCATTTCCTGCGGAGAGGAGAGACTTCGCCCTTCGTCTCGAAGTTTCTGCGGTGA